The following proteins are co-located in the Myroides profundi genome:
- the ffh gene encoding signal recognition particle protein, whose protein sequence is MFDNLSDKLDKAFHILKGHGKITEVNVADTLKEVRRALLDADVNFKIAKDFTNIVKEKALGQEVLTTLQPGQLMIKIVKDELTQLMGGEAAGINLSGNPSVILMSGLQGSGKTTFSGKLANFLKTKKNKKPLLVACDVYRPAAINQLHVVGDQLGIEVYSEEGNNNPVLIAENAIKHAKANGFNVVIVDTAGRLAVDEEMMTEIANIHKAITPHETLFVVDSMTGQDAVNTAKAFNDRLNFDGVILTKLDGDTRGGAAISIKSVVNKPIKFIGTGEKMEAIDVFYPDRMADRILGMGDVISLVERAQAQYDEEEARKIQKKIAKNEFGFDDFLNQIQQVKKMGNMKDLMGMIPGVGKAMKDVEIEDDAFKHIEAIIYSMTPAERSKPSIIDVKRKNRIAKGSGTDIQQVNQLLKQFDQMSKMMKMMQGAKGKNLMRMMGQMKGMQR, encoded by the coding sequence ATGTTTGATAATTTAAGTGATAAATTAGATAAAGCCTTTCATATCCTTAAGGGACACGGCAAGATTACAGAAGTCAATGTAGCAGACACTCTAAAAGAGGTTCGTAGAGCTCTATTAGATGCCGACGTTAACTTTAAGATTGCTAAAGATTTTACTAATATAGTAAAAGAAAAAGCCTTAGGACAAGAGGTACTTACAACTTTACAACCAGGACAATTGATGATCAAAATCGTTAAGGACGAGTTGACTCAATTAATGGGAGGTGAGGCTGCAGGTATTAACTTATCTGGTAATCCTTCAGTTATTTTAATGTCAGGTTTGCAAGGGTCAGGGAAAACAACATTCTCTGGTAAACTAGCAAACTTCTTAAAGACAAAGAAAAATAAGAAACCTTTATTGGTAGCGTGTGACGTATATCGTCCTGCAGCTATTAATCAGTTACATGTAGTAGGTGATCAATTAGGTATAGAAGTATATTCAGAAGAAGGAAATAACAATCCTGTACTAATTGCAGAGAATGCTATTAAGCATGCGAAAGCAAATGGATTCAATGTAGTGATTGTCGATACAGCTGGTCGTCTAGCAGTAGATGAGGAGATGATGACGGAGATCGCTAATATTCACAAAGCAATTACACCACATGAGACGCTATTCGTAGTGGACTCTATGACAGGACAAGATGCCGTAAATACAGCGAAAGCTTTTAACGATAGATTAAACTTCGATGGGGTAATCCTTACTAAGTTAGATGGGGATACACGTGGAGGGGCTGCAATCTCAATTAAATCAGTAGTAAATAAACCGATTAAGTTTATCGGTACTGGTGAGAAGATGGAAGCGATAGATGTGTTCTATCCAGATCGTATGGCAGACCGTATCTTAGGGATGGGAGACGTTATCTCGTTAGTAGAGCGTGCACAGGCTCAATACGACGAAGAAGAGGCTCGTAAAATCCAGAAGAAAATCGCGAAGAATGAGTTCGGTTTTGACGATTTCTTAAATCAGATTCAGCAAGTGAAGAAGATGGGGAATATGAAAGACTTGATGGGGATGATACCTGGAGTTGGAAAAGCAATGAAAGATGTAGAGATAGAAGATGATGCGTTTAAACATATCGAGGCTATTATCTACTCAATGACACCTGCAGAACGTTCTAAACCATCTATTATAGATGTAAAACGTAAGAACCGTATCGCTAAAGGATCGGGTACAGATATACAACAAGTGAATCAATTGCTTAAGCAGTTCGATCAAATGAGCAAAATGATGAAGATGATGCAAGGGGCAAAAGGAAAGAATTTGATGAGAATGATGGGGCAAATGAAAGGCATGCAAAGATAA